From the genome of Verrucomicrobiia bacterium, one region includes:
- a CDS encoding glycoside hydrolase family 55 protein, with amino-acid sequence MNRQLLLICGLIWAAGTAWSADTFSVLDFGAKADGKTDDTAAFQKALDAAGQAGGGVVQAPRGNYFFAGHLNVPSAVTLKGIWESVPAHNGIRNPGLPKPTEDGTTLLVTADAGTEDAPPFITLNHNSTLKGVVIYYPEQNVDAEPKPYPYAIAMRGKNPAVLAVELLNPYNGIDASQNERHLIRDVHGQPLRRGIFVDAIYDIGRIENVHFNPWWSMKPKLFEWQQQHGEAFIFGKSDWQYVFNTFCFGYGVGYKFIRTQTGDCNGNFLGIGADDCFTALEVEQCSRIGLLISNGEFVSFHGPDPTMIRVGPNNSGSVRFVNSAFWGPCNQIAKIAGKGTVGFGDCIFVQWDRRQEGRAALQVEGGNVLVRGCEFQENKPQIELGSGVQRAVITGNLMHGPSRIINNSKGNIVIANNAADEVKK; translated from the coding sequence ATGAACCGACAACTTCTCCTCATCTGCGGTCTGATTTGGGCCGCTGGCACCGCTTGGAGCGCCGATACGTTTTCCGTCCTGGACTTCGGTGCGAAGGCGGATGGTAAAACCGACGACACGGCGGCTTTTCAAAAGGCGCTGGATGCCGCGGGCCAGGCCGGTGGCGGCGTGGTGCAGGCGCCGCGCGGAAATTATTTCTTCGCCGGACACCTCAACGTGCCGTCCGCCGTCACGTTGAAGGGCATCTGGGAATCCGTCCCCGCGCACAACGGCATCCGCAATCCCGGCCTGCCCAAGCCGACGGAGGATGGCACGACGTTGCTCGTCACCGCCGATGCAGGCACGGAAGACGCGCCGCCGTTCATCACGCTCAATCACAACAGCACGTTGAAAGGCGTCGTGATTTATTATCCCGAGCAAAACGTGGATGCCGAACCCAAGCCGTATCCCTACGCCATCGCCATGCGCGGGAAGAACCCGGCGGTGCTCGCGGTCGAGTTGTTGAATCCGTACAACGGAATTGATGCGTCGCAGAATGAACGGCACCTGATTCGCGACGTGCATGGACAACCGCTGCGGCGCGGCATTTTTGTGGACGCCATCTACGACATCGGACGCATCGAAAACGTCCACTTCAATCCCTGGTGGAGCATGAAACCCAAGTTGTTTGAATGGCAACAGCAACACGGCGAGGCGTTCATCTTTGGCAAGAGTGACTGGCAATACGTCTTCAACACGTTCTGCTTCGGCTACGGCGTGGGCTACAAGTTCATCCGGACTCAAACCGGCGATTGCAACGGCAACTTCCTCGGCATCGGCGCGGACGATTGTTTCACGGCGCTGGAAGTTGAGCAGTGTTCGCGCATCGGCTTGCTGATTTCGAACGGCGAATTCGTTTCGTTTCACGGCCCCGACCCGACGATGATCCGCGTCGGCCCGAACAACTCCGGCAGCGTGCGTTTCGTGAATTCCGCGTTTTGGGGCCCGTGCAATCAAATCGCAAAGATCGCTGGAAAAGGCACGGTGGGCTTTGGCGATTGCATTTTCGTTCAGTGGGATCGCCGCCAGGAAGGGCGGGCGGCCCTGCAAGTCGAAGGCGGCAACGTGCTGGTGCGCGGTTGCGAATTTCAGGAAAATAAACCCCAGATTGAATTGGGTAGCGGCGTGCAACGCGCGGTGATCACCGGTAACCTCATGCACGGACCGAGCCGCATTATCAACAACAGTAAAGGCAATATCGTCATCGCGAACAACGCCGCCGACGAGGTGAAAAAATGA
- a CDS encoding right-handed parallel beta-helix repeat-containing protein produces MAFIRRYRRRAFGLLIAALMVLIEAGPAFAATPKQDGRTFFVATNGNDAWSGTLAKPNRRRTDGPFATVAHALQAIRAQRQQSGNTASAKLYQRRGIYFLESPIVLRPEDSALQWQAYPGEKPILSGGRAITHWRETTANGRKLWVAEVPAARRGDWYFRELWVNGERRVRARHPNTGYFKIKALPDKVAQWTEGHRRFEFNAGDLRNWPSLTNGEIVAMSRWVESRLPIASVDEASHRVNLAKRSVFELQPDDLYYVEGVFEALDAPGEWYLDAAAGMIYYAPQAGERIKNFTAIAPVLSQILRLEGDIAKEQYVREIQFNGLTFAHAEWNLPRPDDKTATGGWPAPANEVGGFNQAAVGVPGAIWGEGVRQCVFTNCTIAHVGTYGIELARGCSWNRITHCDIYDLGAGGLKLGETAIRKTEAEQSGGNEVSDCYIHHGGKMFQSGIGVWIGQSPNNILSHNEINDFYYSGVSIGWTWGYGTALASNNLVEFNHVHHIGVASDGDGPVLSDMAGIYLLGKQPGTRVINNLWHDVAATKYGGWGLYTDEGSSGILLESNLVYRTTHGGFHQHYGETNIIRNNIFAFARDQQLQRSRDEDHLSFSFTNNIVYFNQGVLLGSTWKNDQFNLDDNVYWDTRLATNPAAMKFAGATLDQWRARGHDRHSLIADPLFIAPQKDDFRLRRQSPALKLGFQPLDLRQVGPRR; encoded by the coding sequence ATGGCTTTCATCCGACGTTACCGCCGGCGCGCGTTCGGACTGCTGATTGCGGCGCTTATGGTGCTGATCGAGGCCGGCCCTGCCTTCGCGGCGACGCCAAAGCAAGACGGACGCACTTTTTTCGTGGCGACCAACGGCAACGACGCCTGGAGCGGCACTTTGGCCAAACCGAATCGTCGGCGCACCGACGGCCCCTTCGCCACTGTGGCGCACGCGTTGCAAGCCATCCGCGCGCAGCGTCAGCAATCCGGTAACACGGCCAGCGCCAAACTTTATCAACGGCGCGGCATTTATTTTCTGGAGTCGCCGATTGTGTTGCGTCCCGAGGATTCCGCGCTGCAATGGCAGGCTTATCCCGGCGAGAAACCGATCCTCAGTGGTGGGCGTGCCATTACCCATTGGCGCGAAACCACGGCGAACGGCCGCAAGCTCTGGGTTGCAGAAGTGCCGGCGGCGCGTCGTGGCGACTGGTATTTTCGCGAGCTATGGGTCAACGGCGAGCGCCGCGTGCGGGCGCGACATCCGAACACCGGTTACTTCAAGATCAAGGCCCTGCCGGACAAAGTGGCGCAATGGACGGAGGGACATCGCCGGTTCGAGTTCAACGCCGGCGACCTGCGCAACTGGCCTTCGCTGACCAACGGTGAAATTGTTGCGATGAGTCGTTGGGTGGAATCGCGCCTGCCGATTGCGTCCGTGGACGAAGCGTCCCATCGCGTCAATCTGGCCAAACGCTCGGTCTTCGAGCTGCAACCCGACGATCTTTATTACGTCGAAGGCGTTTTTGAAGCGCTGGATGCTCCGGGCGAATGGTATCTCGACGCGGCTGCCGGGATGATTTATTACGCGCCGCAAGCCGGCGAGCGCATCAAGAATTTTACCGCCATTGCACCGGTGTTAAGTCAAATCCTGCGGCTCGAAGGCGATATCGCCAAGGAACAATACGTTCGGGAGATTCAGTTCAACGGTCTGACGTTCGCGCACGCCGAATGGAATTTGCCCCGACCCGACGACAAAACCGCAACGGGCGGCTGGCCCGCGCCCGCAAATGAAGTCGGCGGATTCAATCAAGCCGCAGTCGGCGTGCCCGGCGCGATCTGGGGCGAGGGCGTGCGCCAATGCGTGTTCACCAACTGCACCATCGCGCACGTTGGCACTTACGGCATCGAACTGGCCCGGGGCTGTTCGTGGAATCGCATCACCCATTGCGACATTTATGACTTGGGCGCCGGCGGATTGAAGCTGGGCGAAACCGCCATTCGCAAAACGGAAGCCGAGCAATCCGGCGGCAACGAGGTTTCCGACTGCTACATTCATCACGGCGGAAAAATGTTCCAGAGCGGCATCGGCGTGTGGATCGGGCAATCGCCCAACAACATTCTGTCCCACAACGAAATCAACGACTTCTATTACTCGGGCGTATCCATTGGCTGGACATGGGGTTACGGCACGGCGCTCGCCTCCAATAACTTGGTTGAGTTCAATCACGTCCACCACATCGGCGTGGCGTCCGATGGCGATGGGCCGGTGCTCAGCGATATGGCGGGCATTTATTTACTGGGCAAACAACCCGGCACACGCGTCATCAACAATCTTTGGCACGACGTGGCCGCGACGAAATATGGCGGCTGGGGCCTTTACACCGACGAAGGCAGTAGCGGCATTCTGCTCGAAAGCAATCTGGTCTATCGCACCACGCACGGCGGATTTCATCAGCACTACGGGGAGACGAACATCATCCGGAACAATATCTTCGCCTTCGCGCGCGACCAGCAGCTCCAGCGCTCGCGTGACGAGGATCACCTGAGCTTCAGCTTCACCAACAACATCGTCTATTTCAATCAAGGCGTGTTGCTCGGCAGCACCTGGAAGAACGATCAATTCAACCTCGACGACAATGTTTATTGGGACACGCGCCTGGCCACCAATCCTGCCGCAATGAAATTTGCCGGGGCGACCCTGGACCAATGGCGCGCGCGCGGGCACGACCGACATTCGCTCATTGCCGATCCGCTTTTTATCGCGCCGCAAAAGGACGACTTCCGTCTCCGCCGTCAGTCGCCGGCGCTCAAGCTCGGCTTCCAACCGCTGGACCTGCGCCAAGTAGGCCCCAGACGCTAG